The nucleotide sequence ATTGACATATTAAACTGACATATCGAACTGACATATTGATTGACATATCGGATTGACATATTGAACTGACATATTGAACAGACATATTGACATATTGAACAGACATATTAATTGACATATTGAACAGACATATTGATTGACATATTAAACTGATATATTGATTGACAACTTGAACAGACATATTGATTGACATATTGAACTGACATATTGAACTGACATATTGAACAGACGTATTGATTGACATATTGAACAGACATATTGATTGACATATTAAACTGATATATTGATTACGTGATCAGGAATCAATctgaggcaggatttatgatttctccaatcacaagcagggggcggggattgtgctcctccaggcattccctgccaggacaagtactgtcagtgagtaaagcggtgatgtgacggccttttttgggggcatcagattggtccgggggggtggctgtgtcagtttcattccgggacactgtattgtactggaatgaaggtgcccgggtcAGACCTGAAAAATATGCGACTTTcccccgggcaatccgggacacgtggactGGTCACCCTAGAGCACATAGACCCAGTGATGCCATCACTGGGTccaaaataaggtatgtaatgaaaacagaaaaaatgtgatgaggagggaggaaccagggaaggcaaaatataagcagattaaacttcagcttaaAGGGTTgcaaggatttatttatttaaagctcTTATCCATTAAGAGGATCTGTTGTCTCCTTAAGAGGAGAATCCCAACAATGTCGGAGAAGCTCATTGCTCTCCTTATCATGAGATAGTGCTGACGAGCCGGGTTCCCTCCGGAGTTTGCCATTCATTTTAAGTCTGCCCCTTCCTGTCACGATgaatcaccccctcccccctcccagcaatGACAGGCTGAACATGACATTATACATTATGGACGGGAGGGAAAGGTTAGCACTTTGAAATGTTAAAAGCCTCTTCGCCGCGCTCCTTGTGGGAAAAGCCGTCTCCTGCGGCGTCTTttctcaaaacaaaaaaaagatgcattataagaccgcccccccccctcgagTGCCGTACAGAATCCCCCAACGTGCGCCCTTCTAGCGCATTCAGCACTTTTATAGTTGCAGGCGGTGGCGGCGGTGGTGATGACTCGTTCTTTACTGGCCTGCCGCCCAAAAAACAGTCAAAGCGGAAAAGTGAATACGTTTAGGAGAGACGTCACTTGGAATACGGCATAAAAGCTGCTCAAATCATTGAGAAATAACGAAAGGAGACGtcacagtggcggtgcatccataaagggcgcacggcgccgccccctctctcctgccatccctccatcaccatagatagaactgtgcattgcatgaatctatctatggttgccactgccgccccctattcaggtgttccggccccttgtcgggtgccgggcacctgaattacagcggcggggtattttttggaagcgcctgataaGAGTCGTAGGCTTtaataggcgcccaaaaaggcgaacagcgggcgccatgcttgGCGTTtgcagttcactcagcgttgtgttaggaaagcaaattaatattcgctttcctaacacggTACCGCCTCTCAACCAGTCAAGTGctggggtctgttacctgtcacctgattggctgaaatgacaggcgccgTGattggatgcacactggcagcaattgatgggcacagtagcggcaatttatgggtacagtggctgtgtttgatggacaccgtggcgtcaattgatgggcacagtagctacgtttgatggcacagttctctagggtgttaggaaatatatgtgtatatatatatatacagtatctatatatatatatattatgtttgggggttctaagtaaatttttaacttgtaaacaccaaatctcagaaagaggctcggtccttaaccacttcagccccgaaagatttggctgcccaatgaccggtccATTTTttccaattcggcactgcgtcgctttaactgacaattttgcggttgtgcgacgtggctccaaaacaaaatttacgtccttttttcccccaaataatagagatttcttttggtggtatttgatcacctctgcggtttttattttttggcgctataaacaaaaatagagcgacaattttgaaaaaaaaaagcaatattttttactttttgctataataaatatcccccaaaaataaatatatatatatatatatatatatatatatatatgtataaaaaaagttttccctcagtttaggccgatacgtattcttctacgtttattgattggtttgcgcaaaagttataccgtctacaaaataggggaaagaatttttgctttttttttataattttttgtttattagtaatggcggcgatcagcgatttttatcaggactgcgatattatggcgcacacatcggtcacttttgacgctattttgggaccattgtcatttatacagcgatcagtgatataaaaatgcactgattactgtgtaaatgacactgacagtgaaggggttaatcactagggggcgaggaaggggttaaaggggttgtaaaggtacaattttttttccctaaataatcCTTTGGATTTAATTGCGTTCACATCGCCGTGTCGAAAACACCTACAAATAGATTTTCGACAAAGAAGGAAATCCATTGTGATCGATGACATCTCTGATCAATGACATCTCTAATCGATGACATCTCTGATCGATGAAATCTCTGATCAATGACATCTCTGATCAATGACATCTCTGATCAATGACATCTCTGATCAATGACATCTCTGATCAATAGACAtgagcacactgaaatattttgtttcgtaatttcgttttcgtccaatttttttatttagttactcccgaaattcgtttttatttattttgtttttcataaaaaacacattcgtccgaaaatccaaattaaggtcgaatcatctgtcattgaaggcttatggtgtcagaagaagaaggaggaggaggagaaggagaagaagaaggatgagaaggagaaggaggagaaggggaaggaggagaaggaggagaaggaggagaagtagaaggaggagaaggaggagaaggagaaggaggagaaggaggagaagtagaaggaggagaaggagaatgaggagaaggaggagaaggagaaggatgagaaggagaaggagaaggaggagaatgaaaaggaggagaaggaggagaagaaggagaaggaagagaaggagaaggaggagaaggagaagacggagaagaagaaggagaaggaggaggagaaggagaaggagaagaatgagaaggagaaggaggagaagaagaaggaagagaagggggagaaggaggagaagaagaaggagaaggaggagaagaatgagaaggagaaggaggagaaggaggagaagaaggagaaggaggagaagaaggagaaggaggagaagaagaaggaggagaaggaggagaagaaggaggagaaggaggagaaggagaaggaggagaagaaggagaaggaggagaaggaggataagaaggaggagaaggaggaggagaaggaggagaaggagaaggatgagaaggagaaggaggagaatgaaaaggaggagaaggaggagaagaaggagaaggaagagaaggagaaggaggagaaggagaagaaggaggagaagaaggaggaggagaaggagaaggaggaggagaaggagaaggaggagaaggagaaggaggagaagaagaaggaagagaagagggagaaggaggagaagaagaaggagaaggaggagaagaatgagaaggagaaggaggagaaggagaaggaggagaagaaggaggagaaggaggagaaggaggagaaggaggaggagaaggaggagaaggaggaggagaaggaggaggagaaggaggaggagaaggaggaggagaaggaggagaaggagaaggaggagaaggaggagaaggaaaaggaggagaaggagaagaaggagaagaaggagaaagaggagaaggaggagaaggaggagaagaagaaggaagagaaggaggagaagaaggaggagaaggagaaggaggagaaggaggataaggagaaggaggagaagaagaaggaagagaagaaggagaaggagaaggaggagaaggaggataaggagaaggaggagaagaagaaggaagagaagaaggagaaggaagaggagaaggagaaggaggagaagaaggaggagaaggaggagaagaagaaggaggagaaggagaaggagaaggaggagaaggaggaggagaaggaggaggagaaggaggagaaggagaagaaggaggagaaggaggagaagaaggaggagaaggagaagaaggagaagaaggagaaagaggagaaggaggagaaggaggagaagaagaaggaagagaaggaggagaagaaggaggagaaggaggagaaggaggagaaggagaaggaggagaaggaggataaggagaaggaggagaagaagaaggagaaggaggaggagaaggagaaggagaaggaggagaaggatctttaaaaaaaaaatggactcttcttcatgtctctctaatgtctaatcttttctctttatgtagaataatattggactaatagcgttaaggttaggcacattcgaccgcaacaaaaacgaaaataaagcatttgtttatgtcggatctttcggttttcgttttctgtgctttcgttatcgtttgttaaaacgaaaatacctgaaattcggaagataacgaatgcacatgtctactgatcaATGACATCTCTGATCAATGTTTACAAAGTATCACTTTCTTCCCTCGGCTCTGATCTCTGAGGGTCTTTGGGCTCCGACACAAAATATAAAAGTTCCTCCTATCCTCCGGATCTCGCACACTACAGCGATTTCCCGCGGCTCTTCTCTCTCCGGCAGAAcctcctcctccatctgggccacgGAATGTTCTGCCAATTCATCGGATCATCGTCAATAAAGCACTTTGTCTGCCCTTTACAATGAGCTGGTGCTCTGCCCAAGTTTATAATGTAATTATTATCTCTCGGCCTAACCAAACCATCTGCTCGATTTCAGTCACCGATGAGTTATTTCATCAACCAGAAGCAGCAGAGCGCGCTCGTCGCCCGTCTCCTCGCCCGTCACCTCGCCCGTCGCTCCTCTGCCTTTCATTAGCGGCTTCGTGAGACCTACAGAACCCGTTATTaacaattttggggggggggggagtgtaccaATTTTTAAtcagtacctgctcccacttctgcaATCCTAGGCAATAATGACATGCAGGTAGTAAAAGAACCCAAATGCCACACATCCAGCAAAGCCCAATGGTGTCTTCATTCAGGCCAATGCCTAACCGACGCGTTTTGTCACACCCACGGGGCTTAGTCCTAGAGGTCCATGGGTGAAG is from Rana temporaria chromosome 9, aRanTem1.1, whole genome shotgun sequence and encodes:
- the LOC120913008 gene encoding nucleolar protein 58-like; translated protein: KEEKEKDEKEKEENEKEEKEEKKEKEEKEKEEKEKKEEKKEEEKEKEEEKEKEEKEKEEKKKEEKREKEEKKKEKEEKNEKEKEEKEKEEKKEEKEEKEEKEEEKEEKEEEKEEEKEEEKEEEKEEKEKEEKEEKEKEEKEKKEKKEKEEKEEKEEKKKEEKEEKKEEKEKEEKEDKEKEEKKKEEKKEKEKEEKEDKEKEEKKKEEKKEKEEEK